Proteins from a single region of Meriones unguiculatus strain TT.TT164.6M chromosome 21, Bangor_MerUng_6.1, whole genome shotgun sequence:
- the Hilpda gene encoding hypoxia-inducible lipid droplet-associated protein, whose translation MKPVLSLYLLGVVLTLLSIFVRLMESLGGMLESPLSGSPWILRGQLASTEPPESLPDHSSRGVQ comes from the coding sequence ATGAAGCCTGTGCTGAGCCTGTACCTGCTGGGCGTGGTGCTGACGCTGCTGTCCATCTTCGTCAGGCTGATGGAGTCCCTGGGCGGCATGCTGGAGAGCCCTTTGTCTGGGAGCCCCTGGATCTTGAGGGGCCAGCTGGCCAGCACGGAGCCCCCCGAGAGTCTTCCAGACCACTCATCCAGAGGGGTGCAGTAA